The Mycolicibacterium doricum genome includes a region encoding these proteins:
- a CDS encoding hemerythrin domain-containing protein: MVETFVQSTDDVVRFLKDQHNLIKDMFEEVFSASSEEARGKAFTELRQLLAVHETAEEMVVHPRARQEVDGGDEVVDARLAEEHDAKEQLSKLEGMDFGSPEFLEELATFRDAVVHHAELEESEEFDKLARELDADDLKRLAAAVRAAEAIAPTRPHPGVESAKLNFAVGPFASMIDRARDVIGAALR, encoded by the coding sequence ATGGTTGAAACATTTGTTCAGTCGACCGACGACGTCGTCAGATTCCTCAAAGATCAGCACAACCTCATCAAGGACATGTTCGAGGAGGTGTTCTCGGCGTCCTCGGAGGAGGCGCGCGGGAAGGCCTTCACCGAACTGCGTCAACTCCTTGCGGTGCACGAGACCGCCGAGGAGATGGTGGTCCACCCGCGGGCTCGGCAGGAAGTCGACGGGGGAGACGAGGTCGTCGATGCCCGGCTGGCCGAGGAACACGACGCCAAGGAGCAGCTGTCGAAGCTGGAGGGCATGGATTTCGGCTCGCCGGAGTTTCTCGAGGAACTGGCCACGTTCCGCGATGCCGTCGTCCACCACGCCGAACTCGAGGAATCTGAGGAGTTCGACAAGTTGGCGCGCGAACTCGACGCGGACGATCTCAAACGGCTGGCGGCGGCCGTGCGAGCCGCGGAGGCGATCGCCCCGACCCGGCCCCATCCCGGAGTCGAATCGGCGAAGCTGAACTTCGCGGTCGGCCCGTTCGCGTCGATGATCGACCGGGCGCGCGACGTCATCGGCGCGGCACTGCGCTGA
- the sepIVA gene encoding cell division protein SepIVA has product MYRVFEALDELGAIVEEARGVPMTAGCVVPRGDVLELIDDIKDAIPGELDDAQDVLDARDSMLRDAKEHSESMVTNARAEAESMVNHARAEADRLLADAKAQADRMVGEARQHSERMVGDAREEANRVMATAKREYDASTGRAKSEADRLIESGNLAYERAVQEGIKEQQRLVSQTEIVSTATAEATRLIDTAHAEADRLRGECDIYVDSKLAEFEDFLNGTLRSVGRGRHQLRTAAGTHDYVSR; this is encoded by the coding sequence GTGTACCGAGTTTTTGAAGCGCTCGACGAACTGGGGGCGATCGTCGAAGAAGCCCGTGGCGTGCCCATGACGGCGGGATGTGTCGTCCCGCGCGGCGACGTCCTGGAGTTGATCGACGACATCAAAGACGCCATCCCGGGGGAACTCGACGACGCCCAAGACGTACTGGACGCCCGCGACTCCATGCTGCGCGACGCCAAGGAGCACTCGGAGTCGATGGTGACCAACGCGCGCGCCGAGGCCGAGTCGATGGTGAACCACGCCCGCGCCGAGGCCGACCGCCTGTTGGCCGACGCCAAGGCCCAGGCGGACCGCATGGTCGGCGAGGCCCGTCAGCACAGCGAGCGCATGGTGGGCGATGCGCGTGAAGAGGCCAACCGTGTCATGGCCACCGCCAAACGCGAATACGACGCGAGCACCGGGCGGGCCAAGTCCGAGGCCGACCGGTTGATCGAGAGCGGTAACCTGGCCTATGAGCGGGCCGTTCAGGAAGGCATCAAGGAGCAGCAGCGCCTGGTGTCCCAGACCGAGATCGTCTCCACCGCGACCGCCGAGGCCACCCGGCTGATCGACACCGCCCACGCCGAGGCCGACCGGTTGCGCGGCGAATGCGATATCTACGTCGACAGCAAACTGGCCGAATTCGAGGACTTTCTCAACGGCACGCTGCGTTCGGTAGGCCGCGGCCGCCATCAGCTGCGCACCGCGGCCGGCACGCACGACTACGTGTCCCGCTGA
- a CDS encoding YceD family protein encodes MATQGRAARSPLVLDIARLGRRPGSMATFQETVPNPSRMGLDLIGIAEGAPLTMDLQVQAVSEGVLVTGTVAAPTTGECARCLTPVTGEVEIELTELYAYPDSTTDATTEDDEVGRVGANGVPDTVDLEQPIVDAVGLALPFAPLCGPDCAGLCPECGVTMATAEPGHHHDTIDPRWAKLAGLLDRDER; translated from the coding sequence ATGGCGACCCAGGGCAGAGCAGCACGATCGCCGTTGGTGCTCGATATTGCGCGACTGGGCCGGCGGCCCGGCTCGATGGCGACCTTTCAGGAGACCGTCCCCAACCCGTCGCGGATGGGACTGGACCTCATCGGGATCGCCGAGGGCGCTCCGCTGACGATGGATCTGCAGGTGCAGGCCGTGTCCGAGGGTGTCCTGGTGACCGGCACGGTGGCCGCGCCGACGACCGGTGAATGCGCCCGCTGCCTCACCCCGGTGACCGGTGAGGTCGAGATCGAGCTGACCGAGCTGTACGCCTACCCCGACAGCACCACCGACGCCACCACCGAGGACGACGAGGTCGGCCGCGTCGGCGCCAACGGCGTGCCCGACACGGTCGACCTCGAGCAGCCGATCGTCGACGCGGTCGGACTGGCACTGCCATTCGCGCCGCTGTGCGGCCCGGACTGTGCCGGACTGTGCCCCGAATGCGGGGTCACGATGGCCACCGCCGAGCCCGGTCACCACCACGACACGATCGACCCGCGCTGGGCGAAACTCGCCGGGCTGCTGGATCGAGACGAGAGGTGA
- the rnc gene encoding ribonuclease III, with the protein MTLDRSPLLTALGVTLPDDLLTTALTHRSYSYEHGGLPTNERLEFLGDAVLGLVITEELYHRHPDRSEGDLAKLRASIVNTQALADVGRTLSDKGLGAYLLLGKGEENSGGADKSSILADGVESLLGATYVEHGLIPTREVILRLFAGLLDTAPTLGAGLDWKSSLQELTAARGLGAPHYVVTSAGPDHDKEFTATVLVTDTEYGRGVGRTKKEAELKAAATAWTALSTADVDS; encoded by the coding sequence GTGACGCTGGACCGTTCGCCGTTGCTCACGGCGCTCGGCGTGACATTGCCCGACGATCTGCTCACCACCGCGCTGACCCATCGCAGCTACTCGTACGAGCACGGCGGCCTGCCCACCAACGAACGGCTGGAATTCCTCGGCGACGCGGTGCTCGGGCTGGTCATCACCGAGGAGCTGTACCACCGCCACCCCGACCGTTCCGAGGGGGACCTCGCCAAACTGCGGGCCAGCATTGTCAACACCCAGGCGCTCGCCGACGTCGGGCGCACGCTGTCCGACAAGGGTCTCGGCGCCTATCTGCTGCTGGGGAAGGGCGAGGAGAACTCCGGCGGTGCGGACAAGTCGAGCATTCTGGCCGATGGTGTCGAATCTCTGCTCGGCGCAACCTATGTCGAACACGGGCTCATCCCCACGCGGGAGGTGATCCTGCGGTTGTTCGCCGGACTGCTCGACACCGCACCCACGTTGGGCGCCGGTCTGGACTGGAAGAGCAGCCTGCAGGAACTAACCGCCGCCCGAGGGCTCGGCGCTCCACACTACGTCGTCACCTCGGCCGGGCCCGACCACGACAAGGAGTTCACCGCCACGGTGCTCGTCACCGACACCGAATACGGCAGAGGCGTCGGACGCACCAAGAAGGAAGCCGAACTCAAGGCCGCCGCGACGGCGTGGACCGCCCTGTCCACTGCGGACGTCGACTCCTAG
- the mutM gene encoding bifunctional DNA-formamidopyrimidine glycosylase/DNA-(apurinic or apyrimidinic site) lyase: MPELPEVEVVRRGLDAHITGKTVAAVRVHHPRAVRRHEAGPADLTARLLGTRITGTGRRGKYLWLILDDGDSALVVHLGMSGQMLLGPIPKDDHLRIAALFDDGTALSFVDQRTFGGWLLADLVTVDGTDVPVPVAHVARDPLDRLFDRQAVVKVLRGKNSEIKRQLLDQTVVSGIGNIYADEALWRAKVNGARLAATLTRPKLAELLDAAAEVMTEALGQGGTSFDSLYVNVNGESGYFERSLDAYGREGEPCRRCGAIMRRGKFMNRSSFYCPRCQPRPRVPRS; encoded by the coding sequence ATGCCAGAATTGCCCGAGGTCGAGGTCGTCCGGCGGGGTCTGGATGCCCACATCACCGGTAAGACCGTCGCCGCGGTGCGGGTGCACCATCCCCGTGCGGTGCGGCGCCACGAAGCTGGGCCGGCCGATCTGACCGCCCGACTGCTCGGCACGCGCATCACCGGCACCGGCCGGCGCGGCAAGTACCTGTGGTTGATCCTCGACGACGGCGATTCGGCGCTGGTCGTGCACCTCGGGATGAGCGGGCAGATGCTGTTGGGGCCCATCCCGAAGGATGACCACCTGCGGATCGCGGCGCTGTTCGATGACGGCACTGCGCTCAGCTTCGTCGACCAGCGCACGTTCGGTGGCTGGCTGCTCGCCGATCTGGTCACCGTCGACGGCACCGACGTCCCGGTGCCGGTCGCGCACGTGGCCCGCGATCCGCTCGATCGGCTCTTCGACCGCCAGGCGGTCGTCAAAGTGCTGCGTGGTAAGAATTCCGAGATCAAACGTCAACTGCTGGACCAGACCGTCGTGTCCGGGATCGGCAACATCTACGCCGACGAGGCGCTGTGGCGGGCGAAGGTCAACGGGGCCCGCCTGGCCGCGACGCTGACCCGGCCGAAGCTGGCCGAACTGCTCGACGCGGCGGCCGAGGTGATGACCGAGGCGCTCGGCCAGGGCGGTACGTCGTTCGACTCGCTCTACGTCAACGTCAACGGTGAGTCCGGATACTTCGAGCGGTCGCTGGACGCCTACGGCCGCGAGGGGGAGCCGTGCCGGCGGTGTGGGGCGATCATGCGCCGCGGCAAGTTCATGAACCGCTCGTCGTTCTACTGCCCACGCTGTCAGCCCCGCCCGCGCGTGCCGCGCAGCTGA
- a CDS encoding OsmC family protein, giving the protein MTDLWVERTGVRRYTGRSSRGAEVLVGSEDVEGVFTPGELMKIALAACSGMSSDQPLRRRLGDDYPATIRVRGSADREQERYPLLEESLEVDLSGLPDAEVVRLLAVVERAIDRVCTVGRTLKSGTKVTFEVRNVGD; this is encoded by the coding sequence ATGACGGATCTGTGGGTGGAGCGCACCGGGGTGCGCCGCTATACCGGGCGCAGTTCACGCGGCGCGGAGGTACTGGTCGGGTCGGAGGATGTCGAGGGGGTGTTCACCCCCGGCGAGCTGATGAAGATCGCGCTGGCCGCCTGCAGCGGGATGAGCAGCGACCAGCCGCTGCGGCGCCGGCTGGGTGACGACTATCCCGCGACGATTCGCGTCCGGGGCTCGGCCGACCGGGAGCAGGAGCGTTATCCGCTGCTCGAGGAGTCGCTCGAAGTAGACCTCTCCGGTCTTCCCGACGCCGAGGTGGTTCGCCTGCTGGCCGTCGTCGAGCGCGCCATCGACCGGGTGTGCACCGTCGGGCGCACGCTGAAGTCCGGTACGAAGGTGACGTTCGAGGTGAGAAATGTCGGCGACTGA
- a CDS encoding acylphosphatase: MSATDHVRLSAWVHGHVQGVGFRWWTRSRALELGLSGFAANKPDGRVQVVAQGPRESCERLLGLLEGADTPGRVDKVIADWSDARERITGFDER, encoded by the coding sequence ATGTCGGCGACTGACCATGTGCGGTTGAGCGCCTGGGTGCACGGCCATGTCCAGGGCGTCGGTTTCCGCTGGTGGACACGCTCGCGGGCGTTGGAACTCGGGCTGAGCGGGTTCGCCGCCAACAAGCCGGACGGCCGGGTGCAGGTGGTCGCCCAGGGACCGCGCGAGAGCTGTGAGCGCCTGCTCGGCCTGCTCGAAGGCGCTGACACCCCGGGACGGGTCGACAAGGTCATCGCCGACTGGTCGGACGCGCGCGAGCGGATCACCGGATTCGACGAGCGCTAG
- the smc gene encoding chromosome segregation protein SMC, with the protein MHLKSLTLKGFKSFAAPTTLRFEPGITCVVGPNGSGKSNVVDALTWVMGEHSAKTLRGGKMEDVIFAGTSSRAPLGRAEVTVTIDNSDNALPIEYSEVSITRRMFRDGGSEYEINGSHCRLMDVQELLSDSGIGREMHVIVGQGKLSEILESRPEDRRAFIEEAAGVLKHRKRKEKSIRKLDSMQANLARLTDLTTELRRQLKPLGRQAEMARRAQTIQADLRDARLRLAADDLVTRRSEFDSTHQTETMLRREHDEITTRLGAATAELDGHEVAVAELTERAELAQQSWFRLSALTERVSATVRIADERTQRLDAEPEPSTGRDPDELEAEADHMAAHEAELLAELAESRAVLEAARDELAGRERVAAEAERAHMAAARAEADRREGLARLAGQVDTMRTRVESIDDTVARLTVGIEEAAARAEAARAEFETVQSRVGELDEGEVALDEHHDRTVAALRQADERVAELQTAERAAEKQVASLRARIDALAVGLDRRDGAAWLQQNHAGAGLFGSIAELLKVRPGHEVAVATVLGTAADALAAENSGAARAAVAALKESDGGRAALVLGDWPEPPATDPPALPAGAVWAVDVVDIPARLRGAITAMLSGVAIVDDLANALDVVAGRAQLRAVTVDGDLVGAGWISGGSDRKPSTLEIASEIDKARADLEAAEKQVGELAAALSGALTEQRDRQDAAEHALAALNESDAAISSIYEQLGRLGQDARAAAEEYQRLIRQRDELEAGRTRTVEELAELETRLHNAQQAPLFEAEPVDRQESVAAAEAARAAEVEARLSVRTAEERANAVRGQADSLRRAAAAEREARLRAKRAKQAREHAAAVAGAVAESGRQVAARLGAVVAAASRNRDTLAAERQQRAAALSQAREEVSELGARLTALTDALHRDEVAKAQAALRIEQLEATVLEQFGMAPADLIAEYGPHVALSPTELEMAEYRQAKERGEQVVTPAPMPFDRGTQERRAKLAEKELKELGRVNPLALEEFAALEERYNFLSTQLEDVKAARKDLLDVIAAVDDRILGVFTEAYADVEREFTQVFAALFPGGEGRLLLTDPDDMLSTGIEVEARPPGKKIKRLSLLSGGEKSLTAVAMLVAIFRARPSPFYVLDEVEAALDDVNLRRLISLFEQLRERSQLIVITHQKATMEVADALYGVTMQGDGITQVISQRLRGQELVGTQC; encoded by the coding sequence ATGCATCTGAAGAGTCTGACGCTCAAGGGCTTCAAGTCCTTCGCGGCGCCGACGACTCTGCGGTTCGAGCCGGGCATCACCTGTGTGGTCGGCCCGAACGGGTCGGGCAAGTCCAACGTCGTCGACGCCCTGACCTGGGTGATGGGGGAGCACAGCGCCAAGACGCTGCGCGGCGGCAAGATGGAGGACGTCATCTTCGCCGGCACATCCTCGCGCGCACCGCTGGGCCGTGCCGAGGTGACCGTCACGATCGACAATTCCGACAACGCACTGCCAATCGAGTACTCCGAGGTGTCGATCACCCGCCGAATGTTCCGCGACGGTGGCAGCGAATACGAGATCAACGGCAGCCACTGCCGCCTGATGGACGTTCAAGAACTGCTCAGCGATTCGGGTATCGGCCGGGAGATGCACGTCATCGTCGGCCAGGGCAAGCTCTCCGAGATCCTCGAATCGCGCCCGGAGGACCGTCGCGCATTCATCGAAGAGGCAGCCGGTGTGCTGAAACACCGCAAACGCAAAGAGAAGTCAATCCGCAAGCTTGACTCGATGCAGGCCAACCTCGCCCGGCTGACCGACCTGACCACCGAACTGCGCCGCCAACTCAAACCGCTGGGCCGCCAGGCCGAGATGGCGAGGAGGGCCCAGACCATCCAGGCCGATCTGCGCGACGCCAGGCTGCGACTGGCCGCCGACGACCTGGTGACCCGGCGATCGGAGTTCGACAGCACCCACCAGACCGAGACCATGCTGCGCCGCGAGCACGACGAGATCACCACGCGGCTCGGGGCCGCCACGGCCGAGCTCGACGGCCACGAGGTCGCGGTGGCCGAGTTGACCGAACGCGCCGAGCTCGCGCAGCAGAGCTGGTTCCGGCTCTCCGCGCTGACCGAACGTGTCAGTGCGACCGTGCGGATCGCCGACGAGCGCACGCAGCGCCTCGATGCCGAACCGGAGCCTTCGACCGGCCGCGATCCCGACGAACTGGAGGCCGAGGCGGACCACATGGCGGCCCACGAAGCCGAACTACTCGCGGAGCTGGCCGAATCGCGCGCGGTGCTGGAGGCCGCGCGGGACGAATTGGCCGGCCGCGAGCGGGTTGCCGCAGAGGCGGAGCGCGCGCACATGGCCGCCGCCCGGGCCGAAGCGGACCGCCGGGAGGGTCTGGCGCGGCTGGCCGGTCAGGTCGACACCATGCGGACCAGGGTGGAATCGATCGACGACACCGTGGCGCGGTTGACGGTCGGCATCGAGGAGGCCGCCGCCAGAGCCGAGGCCGCGCGGGCCGAGTTCGAGACCGTCCAGTCTCGCGTCGGAGAGCTCGACGAGGGGGAAGTCGCCCTCGACGAGCACCACGACCGCACGGTGGCCGCGCTGCGCCAGGCCGACGAGCGAGTGGCCGAACTGCAGACCGCCGAGCGTGCCGCCGAAAAACAGGTGGCCTCTCTACGGGCGCGCATCGATGCACTCGCTGTCGGCCTCGATCGCCGCGACGGTGCGGCCTGGTTGCAGCAGAACCACGCCGGCGCAGGGCTTTTCGGATCAATTGCCGAACTGCTCAAGGTCCGCCCAGGTCATGAGGTGGCGGTGGCGACGGTGCTCGGCACGGCCGCCGACGCGCTGGCCGCCGAGAACTCCGGTGCGGCGCGTGCGGCGGTCGCAGCGCTCAAGGAGTCCGACGGTGGACGCGCTGCCCTGGTGCTGGGCGACTGGCCGGAGCCGCCAGCCACCGACCCGCCTGCGCTGCCCGCCGGCGCGGTGTGGGCCGTCGACGTGGTTGACATTCCTGCGCGGTTGCGTGGTGCGATAACCGCGATGCTGTCCGGAGTCGCGATCGTCGACGACCTGGCCAACGCGCTGGACGTGGTGGCGGGCCGGGCCCAGTTGCGGGCGGTAACCGTCGACGGTGACCTGGTCGGGGCGGGCTGGATCAGCGGTGGGTCAGACCGCAAACCCAGCACGCTGGAGATTGCCTCGGAGATCGACAAGGCCCGCGCCGACCTCGAGGCCGCCGAGAAACAGGTCGGCGAACTGGCCGCCGCGCTCTCCGGAGCGTTGACCGAACAGCGTGACCGTCAGGACGCCGCCGAACACGCTCTGGCCGCACTCAACGAGTCGGACGCCGCAATCTCGTCCATCTACGAGCAACTCGGCCGGCTGGGCCAGGACGCCCGCGCGGCCGCCGAGGAATACCAGCGGCTGATCCGGCAACGCGACGAACTCGAGGCCGGCCGCACCCGAACCGTCGAAGAGCTCGCCGAACTGGAGACCCGGCTGCACAATGCGCAACAGGCCCCGCTTTTCGAGGCCGAGCCCGTCGACCGGCAGGAGTCGGTGGCCGCCGCCGAAGCCGCCCGCGCCGCCGAGGTGGAGGCGCGGCTGTCCGTACGTACTGCCGAAGAGCGCGCCAATGCCGTTCGAGGGCAGGCGGATTCACTACGCCGCGCGGCCGCCGCCGAACGCGAGGCACGGTTGCGGGCTAAGCGCGCGAAGCAGGCCCGCGAACACGCCGCCGCGGTTGCGGGCGCGGTGGCCGAATCGGGTAGGCAGGTCGCCGCACGGCTCGGCGCGGTCGTCGCCGCGGCGTCGCGCAACCGCGACACGCTGGCCGCCGAACGCCAGCAGCGGGCGGCGGCGCTGAGCCAAGCGCGCGAGGAGGTCAGTGAACTCGGCGCCCGCCTCACCGCGCTCACCGACGCCCTCCACCGCGACGAGGTGGCCAAGGCGCAGGCGGCGCTGCGCATCGAACAACTCGAGGCCACGGTGCTCGAACAGTTCGGGATGGCGCCCGCCGACCTGATCGCCGAGTACGGCCCGCACGTGGCGTTGTCGCCGACGGAGCTGGAGATGGCCGAGTACCGACAGGCCAAGGAGCGCGGCGAGCAGGTGGTCACACCGGCGCCGATGCCGTTCGACCGCGGCACCCAGGAGCGTCGAGCCAAGCTCGCGGAGAAGGAGCTCAAAGAACTCGGCCGGGTCAACCCCCTTGCGCTGGAGGAGTTCGCGGCGCTCGAGGAGCGCTACAACTTCCTGTCCACCCAGCTCGAGGACGTCAAGGCCGCACGCAAGGACCTGCTCGACGTGATCGCCGCCGTCGACGATCGCATCCTCGGAGTCTTCACCGAAGCCTATGCCGACGTGGAACGCGAATTCACCCAGGTGTTCGCAGCCCTGTTCCCGGGCGGCGAGGGCAGACTGCTGCTGACCGACCCCGACGACATGCTGAGCACCGGCATCGAGGTCGAGGCGCGGCCGCCGGGCAAGAAGATCAAACGGCTTTCGCTGCTGTCGGGCGGGGAGAAGTCGCTGACCGCGGTGGCCATGCTGGTGGCGATCTTCCGGGCACGCCCGTCGCCGTTCTACGTGTTGGACGAGGTGGAGGCCGCGCTCGACGACGTCAACCTGCGCCGGCTGATCAGCCTGTTCGAGCAGCTGCGCGAACGTTCGCAGCTGATCGTCATCACCCACCAGAAGGCGACGATGGAGGTCGCCGACGCACTCTACGGCGTGACGATGCAGGGCGACGGCATCACCCAGGTGATCTCGCAGCGGCTGCGCGGCCAGGAGTTGGTCGGCACGCAATGCTAG
- the fni gene encoding type 2 isopentenyl-diphosphate Delta-isomerase → METRKRRHIDVCLHGPVEYETVTTGLEHYRLPYNALTQTSLRRVRLDTRFLGKPLSAPLLIGAMTGGAELSGTINRNLAAAAQRLGVGMMLGSQRIMFHNDAVARSFAVRDIAPDVLLIGNVGLAQLSEPVLPALERALEHVGADALAVHTNPLQEAMQRDGDTDFTGSIDRLRTLAATLRQPVLLKEVGHGIGAAAAAALAGSALAAVDVAGAGGTSWARVEQLVRYGEIRSPALAEWGVPTAQALLEVRRTLPDVALVASGGIRTGMDAAKALAMGADVVAVARPLLAPAIQSADAVVEWLLGFIDELRVCLHGCGAADLAALQRGGVLTA, encoded by the coding sequence ATGGAGACCCGCAAGCGACGCCACATCGACGTGTGCCTGCACGGGCCGGTGGAGTACGAGACGGTCACCACCGGGCTGGAGCACTACCGGCTGCCCTACAACGCGTTGACTCAGACCTCGCTCCGCCGGGTGCGGCTCGACACCCGATTCCTCGGTAAGCCGCTGTCGGCGCCGCTGCTGATCGGCGCGATGACCGGCGGCGCGGAACTGTCCGGCACCATCAACCGCAACCTCGCCGCGGCGGCTCAGCGACTCGGCGTCGGGATGATGCTCGGTTCTCAGCGCATCATGTTCCACAACGACGCCGTCGCGCGGAGCTTCGCCGTCCGCGACATCGCCCCCGACGTGCTGCTGATCGGCAACGTCGGCCTCGCGCAGCTGTCCGAACCTGTGTTACCCGCGCTGGAGCGGGCGCTCGAACACGTGGGCGCCGACGCGCTCGCCGTGCACACCAACCCGCTGCAGGAGGCCATGCAGCGTGACGGGGACACCGACTTCACCGGGTCGATCGACCGGCTGCGTACCCTCGCGGCGACGCTGCGGCAGCCGGTGCTGCTCAAGGAGGTCGGTCACGGGATCGGTGCCGCGGCTGCCGCCGCACTCGCGGGCAGCGCGCTGGCCGCCGTCGACGTCGCCGGGGCCGGCGGCACCTCGTGGGCGCGGGTCGAACAACTCGTTCGCTACGGCGAGATCCGCTCACCGGCGCTAGCCGAATGGGGCGTTCCGACCGCACAGGCATTGCTCGAGGTGCGCCGCACCCTGCCCGACGTCGCGCTGGTGGCCTCCGGCGGCATCCGCACCGGGATGGACGCGGCCAAGGCGCTGGCGATGGGCGCCGACGTGGTGGCGGTCGCGCGTCCGCTGCTCGCCCCCGCGATCCAATCGGCCGACGCGGTCGTGGAGTGGCTGCTCGGGTTCATCGACGAACTGCGGGTGTGCCTGCACGGCTGCGGGGCCGCGGACCTGGCCGCGCTCCAGCGCGGTGGGGTACTGACCGCCTGA